Proteins encoded in a region of the Methanobrevibacter millerae genome:
- a CDS encoding cofactor-independent phosphoglycerate mutase, protein MKYVIFIPDGSSDLPIDELDGKTPLQVAETPNIDKLAQNGFGGFTNNVPDGYTPGSDVANMSIFGYNPADYYTGRGPLEAGSVGIDTKPTDVIFRCNTITEKDDTMEDFNAGHITSEEAAVLMDALNKHFTEKYPGFKGKFYAGISYRHLFVYSCDDEDDADILANLKTVPPHDISGENLTEYTTWDDDLAVKMRDIMYEAQEVLKDHEVNRARISEGKAPANMVWLWGQGLTPALPDFKETYGLTGAVITGVDLLKGIGIFANLDVIDVPGATGFFDTDYKAKGEYGIDALKTHDVLFIHIEAPDEAGHAQLIDEKVKAIERIDEFIVGPIIDSLAGQDFKAAILPDHPTPISLGTHTRDDVPLVVYASDKTGDECTSFDEEGVKTGSIEKQEGYKLLSRMINEF, encoded by the coding sequence ATGAAATATGTAATTTTTATTCCCGATGGTTCCAGCGACCTTCCGATTGATGAATTAGATGGCAAAACTCCTCTTCAGGTTGCTGAGACTCCAAACATTGATAAATTAGCTCAAAATGGATTTGGCGGTTTTACAAATAATGTTCCTGATGGATATACTCCCGGATCTGATGTTGCAAACATGAGCATTTTTGGATATAATCCTGCAGATTACTATACTGGACGCGGACCTCTTGAAGCGGGAAGCGTTGGAATCGATACCAAGCCAACTGATGTTATATTCCGATGCAACACGATAACAGAAAAGGATGACACAATGGAAGACTTCAATGCAGGCCATATCACTTCTGAAGAGGCAGCTGTTTTAATGGATGCATTAAATAAACATTTCACTGAAAAATATCCTGGATTTAAGGGAAAATTCTATGCAGGAATAAGCTACAGACATCTGTTTGTATACTCCTGTGATGATGAAGATGATGCAGACATTTTGGCTAATTTGAAAACCGTGCCTCCACATGACATTTCTGGTGAAAATCTGACCGAATACACAACATGGGATGATGATTTGGCAGTTAAAATGAGAGATATCATGTACGAAGCACAGGAAGTTCTAAAAGACCATGAAGTTAACCGGGCTAGAATTTCTGAAGGCAAGGCTCCTGCAAATATGGTATGGCTGTGGGGTCAGGGCTTAACTCCTGCATTGCCAGACTTCAAGGAAACATATGGTCTTACAGGTGCTGTAATCACAGGTGTTGATTTGCTTAAAGGAATCGGGATATTTGCCAATCTGGATGTCATAGATGTTCCCGGTGCAACAGGATTTTTTGACACTGACTACAAGGCAAAAGGGGAATATGGAATTGATGCTTTAAAAACTCATGATGTATTGTTCATTCATATTGAAGCGCCCGATGAAGCGGGCCATGCCCAATTGATTGACGAGAAGGTAAAGGCAATTGAAAGAATTGACGAGTTCATTGTCGGACCGATTATTGACAGTTTAGCCGGTCAGGACTTTAAGGCAGCAATATTGCCTGACCATCCGACGCCCATATCTCTTGGAACCCACACCCGTGATGACGTGCCACTGGTAGTTTATGCATCAGACAAGACCGGTGATGAATGCACATCCTTTGATGAAGAGGGAGTTAAAACAGGATCTATTGAAAAGCAGGAAGGATATAAGTTATTGTCAAGAATGATTAACGAATTTTAA
- a CDS encoding flavodoxin family protein: MKVLLVNGSPHKKGCTYTALSEITKVLNEYDIETEIFWIGTKPIMGCTACGKCSELGKCAFDDKVNEFNEIAKDADGFIFGSPVYYAGASGQITSFLDRVFYSSNGIFQHKPGSVICSARRGGTTATYDQLNKYLGISQMPIISSHYWNMVHGNTPEEVMQDKEGICTMRQLAHNMAFYLKCIEAGKKQGIELIEEPKEFTNFIR; this comes from the coding sequence ATGAAAGTATTATTAGTAAATGGTAGTCCTCACAAGAAAGGCTGTACATACACAGCATTATCTGAAATCACAAAGGTATTGAATGAATATGATATTGAAACCGAAATATTCTGGATAGGTACCAAACCTATAATGGGATGTACTGCATGCGGAAAATGTTCAGAACTTGGAAAATGTGCATTTGATGATAAGGTAAATGAATTCAATGAGATAGCTAAGGATGCTGATGGATTTATCTTTGGCTCACCTGTATACTATGCAGGTGCTTCAGGACAGATTACTTCATTTCTGGACAGAGTATTCTATTCAAGCAATGGAATATTCCAGCATAAGCCAGGTTCAGTGATATGTTCTGCAAGAAGGGGCGGTACAACCGCTACATATGACCAGTTAAACAAATACCTTGGAATTTCTCAAATGCCGATTATTTCATCTCATTACTGGAATATGGTTCACGGAAACACTCCTGAGGAAGTAATGCAGGATAAGGAAGGAATATGTACAATGAGACAATTGGCTCATAATATGGCATTCTATTTGAAATGTATTGAAGCAGGTAAAAAACAAGGTATTGAACTTATTGAAGAACCTAAAGAATTCACTAATTTCATAAGATAG
- a CDS encoding MATE family efflux transporter, with product MNLFKTPEGYLFSNKALFYLFIPLLIEQALEFFVGLADSIMVASLGEVAISGVSLVDFLMQLLIFSFSALATGGAVIAGQYLGDNKLDEARNASNQLIWFSAISSIIFMFIVLFARSFLIGILFGQIESDVWANADIYLMIVAISIPFIAIYNAGAAIFRTTNDAFLPMKIMFACDILNVVGNAYCIYFLGWGVEGVAIPTVISRFLAAVIILYCVLDENYILHIKRTLRHKFDLKILKNVLNVGIPYGIENGLFQLGRILVLSLVSTFGTMAIAANSVGYAIGIFSVLPGFAINLGLTAVISRCVGANDYEQVRFYNKKIILIVFISHIIINVAIFALLPFILDIYQLSDQTAAMASEMIIWHGIFAIIIWPIAFTLPATFRGAGDSKTVMYISLAVMFTCRIALSYVIADWLGIGVFGTWIAMFIDWYVRAALYVYRYFSNKWTEYRIV from the coding sequence ATGAATCTGTTCAAGACTCCGGAAGGTTATTTATTTTCAAATAAGGCTTTGTTCTATCTTTTTATACCCTTGCTGATAGAACAGGCTTTAGAATTTTTTGTAGGACTTGCTGATTCCATAATGGTGGCTTCTTTAGGTGAAGTGGCTATCAGCGGAGTTTCACTAGTCGATTTTTTAATGCAACTTTTAATTTTTTCTTTTTCTGCTCTGGCGACGGGAGGCGCCGTAATTGCAGGACAGTATCTGGGCGACAATAAACTTGATGAAGCCAGAAATGCCTCAAATCAGTTGATATGGTTTTCAGCCATTTCATCGATTATTTTCATGTTTATTGTTTTATTTGCAAGATCCTTTTTGATAGGAATTCTCTTTGGACAGATTGAATCTGACGTATGGGCCAATGCAGATATATATCTGATGATTGTAGCCATTTCCATTCCGTTCATAGCAATATATAATGCGGGAGCAGCCATATTTCGAACGACCAATGATGCATTTTTGCCAATGAAAATAATGTTTGCATGTGACATTTTGAATGTTGTAGGCAATGCATATTGCATTTACTTTTTGGGATGGGGAGTGGAAGGCGTAGCTATTCCAACTGTCATCTCCAGATTTTTAGCTGCAGTAATAATACTGTACTGTGTATTGGATGAAAATTATATTCTGCACATCAAAAGGACTTTAAGACATAAGTTCGATTTAAAAATCCTGAAAAATGTATTGAACGTAGGCATTCCTTATGGAATCGAAAACGGCCTGTTTCAGCTGGGTCGTATCCTGGTGTTAAGTCTGGTTTCAACATTTGGAACAATGGCAATTGCTGCAAACTCTGTAGGATATGCAATAGGAATTTTTTCAGTACTGCCTGGTTTTGCAATCAATCTTGGTTTGACTGCAGTCATTTCAAGATGTGTTGGCGCCAATGACTATGAGCAAGTAAGATTTTATAACAAAAAAATCATATTAATAGTATTCATTTCACATATCATAATCAATGTTGCTATATTTGCATTGCTGCCTTTCATTCTGGATATATACCAGCTGTCAGACCAGACCGCTGCAATGGCAAGTGAAATGATTATCTGGCATGGAATTTTTGCAATCATAATATGGCCGATAGCATTCACTCTTCCGGCTACATTCCGTGGAGCAGGAGACTCAAAAACAGTGATGTACATTAGTCTTGCAGTGATGTTCACCTGCAGAATAGCACTATCTTACGTCATTGCTGACTGGTTGGGCATTGGTGTGTTCGGTACATGGATAGCAATGTTCATCGACTGGTATGTGAGGGCAGCCTTATATGTTTACCGGTACTTTTCAAATAAATGGACAGAATATAGAATTGTTTAG
- a CDS encoding alpha/beta hydrolase family protein translates to MVLFRGDIKCKSLQRRTSISVILPADNIHFLNDSEEIVEKPYRTLYLLHGLYGSDDIFLANTSIQKFAEDHGIAIVIPCGENSFYLDDVASHRMFGEYVGHELLDITRNIFPLSEKREDTFIAGFSMGGYGALRNGLKYCENFSKIGMISAALITDDIADYGDNHNVLYSRQFYESIFGNLDEVIGSDKDPKFLIDNCKNIPEIYMACGLDDFLFKKNADFYQFLKSRDIDATFVGSEGEHTWEFCDEFIKEFIKRL, encoded by the coding sequence ATGGTACTGTTTAGAGGAGACATCAAGTGCAAGAGTCTGCAGAGAAGAACATCAATAAGCGTGATATTGCCTGCAGACAACATACACTTTTTAAATGATAGTGAAGAAATCGTTGAAAAGCCATACAGGACATTATATCTGCTTCATGGACTTTATGGCAGTGATGACATATTCCTGGCAAACACTTCAATTCAGAAATTTGCAGAAGACCATGGGATAGCTATTGTAATTCCATGCGGTGAAAACAGCTTTTATCTTGATGATGTGGCTTCTCATAGAATGTTTGGAGAATATGTCGGCCACGAACTGCTTGACATTACAAGAAACATATTTCCTTTATCCGAAAAACGTGAAGACACTTTCATTGCAGGTTTTTCAATGGGTGGCTATGGGGCTTTAAGAAACGGATTGAAGTACTGTGAGAATTTCTCCAAAATAGGGATGATTTCTGCTGCACTGATAACGGATGACATTGCAGATTATGGCGACAATCACAACGTACTGTACTCAAGACAATTCTATGAATCAATCTTCGGCAATCTGGATGAGGTTATTGGTTCAGACAAGGACCCAAAATTCCTGATTGATAACTGCAAAAATATTCCTGAAATTTATATGGCATGTGGGCTTGATGATTTTCTGTTTAAAAAGAATGCTGATTTTTATCAGTTTTTAAAGTCAAGGGATATTGATGCTACCTTTGTCGGCTCTGAAGGTGAACATACCTGGGAATTCTGTGACGAGTTTATAAAGGAGTTTATAAAAAGATTGTAG
- a CDS encoding CTP synthase produces the protein MTERIFLTKYIIITGGVVSSIGKGITSASMGRILRSYGLKVSAIKIDPYLNWDSGTLNPYQHGEVFVTNDGMETDLDLGHYERFLDVELEGFANITTGKVYESVIKKEREGGYLGECVQVIPHITNRIKEMIRETSEKRNYDVVLIELGGTVGDIESQPFLEALRQLRNEEGSDNVMFVHVTFIPYLNAAGEFKTKPTQHSTKELRSMGINPDVIVCRSQEHIDDALLAKVAHFCDVDVNAVVNTPDAGSIYEVPLVLEKNNIGQLIVDRIGLDIKADSSKLDDWAKIVDSLKIEDPAVTIGIVGKYVELEDAYISIRESLQHAAASIGVKANIQYLSSDVDELDREVLDSYDGILIPGGFGERGFEGKLDAVDYAIENNVPLFGICLGMQSMVTQFARRNGYPDANSSEFDDNLAHPVIDMMEEQKKIKNMGGTMRLGSYDCKIIEGTKTYDAYGEMDIEERHRHRYEFNNDYRDELQEKGLIISGTSPDDFLVEIIEIPDHPWAIGCQFHPEFKSRPNRPHPLFKSFLEAIYEYSKTRFWKIW, from the coding sequence ATTACGGAGAGGATTTTTCTGACAAAATATATTATAATCACAGGAGGGGTTGTAAGTTCTATTGGTAAAGGAATCACTTCCGCTTCTATGGGTAGAATTTTAAGATCATATGGTTTAAAAGTATCTGCTATTAAAATTGATCCTTATTTAAATTGGGATTCAGGAACACTCAATCCTTACCAGCATGGAGAAGTTTTCGTAACAAATGATGGAATGGAAACTGATTTAGATTTGGGTCATTATGAAAGATTTTTGGATGTTGAACTTGAAGGATTCGCTAACATTACCACCGGAAAAGTGTATGAATCAGTCATTAAAAAAGAAAGAGAAGGAGGATACCTTGGTGAATGTGTACAGGTAATTCCTCATATAACTAATCGTATTAAGGAAATGATTAGGGAAACTTCCGAGAAAAGGAATTATGATGTTGTTTTAATAGAACTTGGTGGTACTGTAGGAGACATTGAAAGCCAACCGTTTTTAGAGGCCTTAAGACAATTGCGTAATGAGGAAGGTTCAGATAATGTAATGTTTGTGCATGTTACATTCATCCCATATCTTAACGCTGCAGGTGAGTTTAAAACAAAACCTACACAGCATTCCACTAAGGAATTGAGGAGTATGGGTATCAATCCGGATGTCATTGTATGCAGGTCACAGGAACACATTGACGATGCTCTTTTGGCTAAAGTCGCTCATTTCTGTGATGTTGATGTCAATGCTGTTGTCAACACTCCCGATGCGGGCTCCATTTATGAAGTTCCTTTAGTTCTTGAGAAAAATAACATTGGTCAACTTATTGTTGACAGAATAGGATTGGATATTAAAGCGGATTCATCTAAATTGGATGATTGGGCAAAAATCGTTGATTCACTTAAGATTGAAGACCCTGCTGTAACCATAGGTATTGTCGGAAAATATGTTGAACTTGAAGATGCTTATATCAGTATCAGAGAATCTCTCCAGCATGCAGCAGCAAGTATTGGCGTAAAGGCAAACATTCAATATTTAAGTTCCGATGTTGATGAGCTTGACCGTGAAGTTTTAGACAGTTATGACGGTATTCTAATTCCGGGAGGATTTGGTGAACGCGGATTTGAAGGAAAATTGGATGCTGTTGATTATGCTATTGAAAATAATGTTCCGCTTTTCGGTATCTGCTTAGGTATGCAGTCAATGGTTACCCAGTTTGCAAGACGCAACGGCTATCCTGATGCTAACAGTTCCGAATTTGACGATAATCTTGCTCATCCAGTCATTGACATGATGGAAGAGCAGAAAAAAATCAAGAATATGGGAGGAACTATGCGTTTAGGTTCCTATGACTGTAAGATTATTGAAGGAACAAAAACCTATGATGCTTATGGTGAAATGGACATTGAAGAACGTCACAGACATCGTTATGAATTCAACAACGATTACAGAGATGAACTTCAGGAGAAAGGATTGATTATTTCAGGTACCAGTCCTGATGATTTCCTCGTTGAAATTATTGAAATTCCTGACCATCCTTGGGCTATAGGCTGTCAGTTCCACCCTGAGTTCAAGTCAAGGCCTAACAGGCCACACCCATTATTCAAATCATTTTTAGAAGCTATTTATGAATATTCTAAAACTCGTTTCTGGAAAATTTGGTGA
- a CDS encoding prepilin peptidase, translated as MILDEIFLVQIVITVLFTIVFCFYDVREGFLPNKLNFILAIFGFLSNLILTIITGNIKFIFFSIISYSITYFITLMLWQLNVWGGGDVKLFASIAAVIPFGINTSLFNISPLLSFYPFSFTVMVNSILVSFPFLICLLAYMIVKNNIFDENIEVFKGFLSYKSLKILIDSSFNRHINVSELKEGMMINNYYFDSDYIKELIESDKKTNLKVFKSDHDDSRYYFKTQTAGGITKDDMYLLKIMNAQEIISNQISIKMGFPYVPAILIGLIIAIFWGDLSMLILKNIIFVI; from the coding sequence ATGATTTTAGATGAAATTTTTCTAGTTCAAATAGTAATTACAGTTCTTTTCACTATTGTTTTTTGCTTTTATGATGTTAGGGAAGGTTTTCTTCCAAACAAATTAAATTTCATTCTGGCGATTTTCGGATTCCTTTCAAATTTAATTTTGACAATCATAACAGGTAACATTAAATTCATTTTCTTTTCAATTATTTCATATTCTATTACATATTTCATCACTTTAATGCTATGGCAATTGAATGTATGGGGTGGTGGTGATGTAAAGCTATTTGCATCAATCGCTGCAGTTATACCATTTGGCATAAACACCTCATTATTCAATATTTCTCCACTGCTGTCATTCTATCCGTTCTCATTTACTGTAATGGTAAACAGCATTCTTGTGTCATTTCCATTCCTGATATGTTTGCTTGCTTACATGATTGTCAAAAATAATATTTTTGATGAAAATATTGAAGTATTCAAGGGTTTTCTCAGCTATAAAAGCTTAAAAATATTGATAGATTCCAGCTTCAACAGGCATATCAACGTTTCCGAGCTGAAGGAGGGGATGATGATAAACAATTATTACTTTGACAGTGATTATATAAAGGAACTGATAGAAAGCGATAAGAAAACCAATTTGAAAGTCTTTAAAAGCGACCATGACGACTCCAGATACTATTTCAAGACACAGACTGCTGGAGGGATAACAAAAGATGACATGTATCTGCTTAAGATAATGAATGCTCAGGAAATCATTTCAAATCAAATCTCCATAAAGATGGGATTTCCTTATGTGCCTGCCATACTGATTGGACTGATTATAGCTATTTTCTGGGGAGACCTTTCAATGTTGATTTTAAAAAATATAATATTTGTGATTTAA
- a CDS encoding class III signal peptide-containing protein translates to MIIDDKGQISLEYLLIFAVSLIILIAFTLPLVETALENTLDVSNTLNAKNELSKLSNAIGQVYAEGHGSKQTMYLSLNKAMNVKISNSYLSGLYVMHDGNTKEIRLNYNSNLNSGSLFLDKGENKIIVEWPAGEDKMIIYKKL, encoded by the coding sequence ATGATTATTGATGATAAAGGACAGATTTCACTTGAATATTTACTTATATTTGCTGTTTCGCTGATTATTCTGATTGCATTTACTCTGCCTCTAGTTGAAACTGCACTTGAAAACACTTTGGATGTATCTAACACTCTGAATGCCAAAAATGAACTTTCAAAACTGTCTAATGCAATTGGTCAGGTATATGCAGAAGGCCATGGATCAAAGCAGACAATGTATCTAAGTCTAAATAAGGCAATGAATGTTAAAATTTCAAATTCATATCTGTCAGGTTTGTATGTTATGCATGACGGCAATACAAAGGAGATTAGGCTGAATTACAATTCAAATCTCAATTCGGGAAGTCTGTTTTTGGATAAGGGTGAAAATAAAATAATAGTTGAATGGCCGGCAGGTGAAGATAAAATGATAATATATAAAAAATTATAA
- a CDS encoding diphthine--ammonia ligase, producing MKAAVLFSGGKDSTMAVYNALENGDDVSYLLAVKSANDESYMFHVPNIHLTDLLSEAMDIPIITVETDGIKEAELEDLKDGFEKLKSLGVEAIYTGALYSTYQKSRIEKLAAEVGIEAISPYWHVDELEYMRMIVSLGFEVIISGVAAYGLDEKWLGRKIDDECIDDLVKLNQKIGLNLAFEGGEAETLVLDGPIFKKRVKILDYKKEWNVDSGLYIIEDAILEEK from the coding sequence ATGAAGGCTGCAGTATTATTTTCCGGAGGTAAGGATAGTACCATGGCGGTTTATAATGCCTTGGAAAATGGGGATGATGTTAGCTACTTGCTTGCTGTGAAATCTGCAAATGACGAGTCATACATGTTTCATGTTCCTAACATTCACCTCACTGATTTACTTTCAGAAGCGATGGATATTCCTATCATCACTGTTGAGACTGATGGAATTAAGGAGGCGGAACTTGAAGATTTAAAAGATGGCTTTGAAAAGCTGAAGTCTTTGGGCGTTGAAGCTATATATACAGGTGCACTTTATTCAACTTATCAAAAATCAAGGATTGAAAAACTTGCCGCCGAAGTTGGAATTGAGGCAATCTCGCCGTATTGGCATGTTGATGAGCTGGAATACATGAGGATGATTGTATCTCTTGGATTTGAAGTTATAATTAGTGGTGTTGCTGCTTATGGTCTTGATGAGAAATGGCTCGGTCGAAAAATCGATGATGAATGCATAGATGACCTTGTCAAGCTCAACCAAAAGATTGGACTCAACCTTGCATTTGAAGGCGGCGAGGCAGAAACTCTTGTTTTGGATGGTCCCATTTTTAAAAAAAGAGTAAAAATTCTTGATTATAAAAAGGAATGGAATGTTGATAGCGGATTATACATTATTGAAGATGCAATTCTCGAAGAAAAATGA
- a CDS encoding nucleoside monophosphate kinase: protein MKIMGISGLPGSGKGLVSEIALQKGAMVISMGDIIRKEAKKRGESTKETAQNLRKEHGQYIVAELTIKEIKEILKEGFDKSIIVEGIRSPFEVDLFKENFDNFIILSVFANPKLRFERIKSRQREDDTTDYEIFVERDQRELDFGIGVVISLSDKMIINESDLESYEKEIREFFEEYDI, encoded by the coding sequence ATGAAAATTATGGGAATATCAGGATTACCTGGTTCAGGAAAAGGCTTGGTTTCTGAAATTGCTCTCCAAAAAGGAGCAATGGTTATAAGCATGGGTGACATCATAAGAAAAGAAGCTAAAAAACGTGGAGAATCAACAAAAGAAACTGCACAAAACCTAAGAAAAGAACATGGCCAGTATATTGTTGCAGAACTAACTATAAAAGAAATCAAAGAAATCCTGAAAGAAGGATTTGACAAATCCATTATCGTTGAGGGAATAAGAAGTCCTTTTGAGGTGGATCTCTTTAAAGAAAACTTTGATAACTTCATAATCCTTTCAGTATTTGCAAACCCCAAATTGCGCTTTGAAAGAATTAAGTCAAGACAAAGAGAGGACGACACTACAGACTATGAAATATTTGTCGAAAGGGATCAAAGAGAACTTGATTTTGGAATTGGTGTGGTCATATCCCTTTCAGATAAAATGATAATTAATGAAAGCGATTTGGAATCATATGAAAAAGAGATAAGAGAATTCTTTGAAGAATATGATATCTAA
- a CDS encoding phosphopantothenate/pantothenate synthetase has product MLSKAHPRYESLVLRDKIVKASKEGLLADSAMIAHGRGEAFDYLLGEKTTIPAKRAMYVTVALMILSKNPVISVNGNTTALAIDEIIEFAKAVDAKIEINLFYRTDKRVDKLTQLYKDHGYPEILGSNDDDIMYINEIKNPRASASKTGIYSADTILVPLEDGDRAEILSKSGKNIITIDLNPLSRTSKMSDVSIVDNVVRAIPFMTKIADDLKSQDKELLKGMIKDFDNKTNLEESLNSFKIKEDIQ; this is encoded by the coding sequence ATGTTATCAAAAGCCCATCCACGTTATGAATCATTAGTATTAAGAGATAAGATTGTTAAAGCATCAAAAGAAGGTCTTCTGGCTGATTCTGCAATGATTGCTCATGGCAGAGGTGAAGCATTTGACTATCTGCTTGGCGAAAAGACCACAATACCTGCAAAAAGAGCAATGTATGTGACTGTAGCACTGATGATTTTGTCAAAAAATCCTGTAATTTCAGTAAATGGAAATACTACCGCTCTTGCAATTGATGAAATCATAGAATTTGCAAAGGCAGTTGATGCGAAAATTGAAATAAACCTGTTTTACAGAACTGATAAGAGGGTAGATAAATTAACCCAGTTATACAAAGACCACGGCTATCCCGAAATACTTGGATCAAACGATGATGATATAATGTATATCAATGAGATTAAAAATCCAAGAGCATCTGCAAGCAAAACCGGAATATATAGTGCCGATACGATATTGGTTCCTCTTGAAGATGGCGACAGGGCCGAAATTTTATCCAAAAGCGGAAAAAATATAATCACCATTGATTTGAATCCTCTTTCAAGAACATCAAAAATGTCTGATGTTTCAATTGTGGATAATGTGGTTCGTGCAATCCCATTCATGACAAAGATAGCTGACGACTTAAAATCACAGGATAAAGAACTGCTAAAAGGAATGATTAAAGATTTTGACAATAAGACTAATTTGGAAGAATCATTAAATTCATTTAAAATAAAAGAGGATATACAATGA